The following proteins are co-located in the Pelecanus crispus isolate bPelCri1 chromosome 5, bPelCri1.pri, whole genome shotgun sequence genome:
- the TMEM121 gene encoding transmembrane protein 121, translated as MVLPPPDKRHVCLTTIVIMTSMAFMDAYLVEQNQGPRKIGVCIIVLVGDICFLIVLRYVAVWVGAEVKTAKRGYAMILWFLYIFVLEIKLYFIFQNYKADKKNLETVARKALTLLLSICVPGLYLVLVALDSMEYIRTFRKKEDLRGRLFWVALDLLDILDIQANLWEPHRTGLPIWAEGLMFFYCYILLLILPCVSLSEISMQGEHIAPQKMMLYPVLSLVTINIVTIFIRAINMVLFQDSRVSTIFIGKNIIAIATKACTFLEYKRQVKEFPQNAIALELQQNSLSHNQTIHSAQGIPHEPSPTSEILDT; from the coding sequence ATGGTGCTGCCGCCGCCTGACAAGCGCCATGTCTGTCTGACCACCATCGTCATCATGACCAGCATGGCCTTCATGGATGCCTACCTGGTGGAGCAGAACCAGGGGCCCCGCAAGATCGGCGTCTGCATCATCGTGCTGGTGGGGGACATCTGCTTCCTCATCGTGCTGCGTTACGTGGCGGTGTGGGTGGGGGCAGAAGTGAAGACGGCCAAGCGGGGCTATGCCATGATCCTGTGGTTTCTCTACATCTTTGTGCTGGAGATCAAGTTGTACTTCATCTTTCAGAATTACAAAGCGGACAAGAAGAACCTGGAAACGGTGGCCAGGAAAGCCCTGAccctgctcctctccatctGCGTGCCGGGGCTCTACTTGGTGCTGGTGGCCTTGGATAGCATGGAGTACATACGGACCTTTCGGAAGAAAGAGGACTTGCGGGGGCGCCTCTTCTGGGTGGCCCTCGACCTGCTGGATATCTTGGACATCCAGGCCAACCTGTGGGAGCCGCACAGGACCGGCCTGCCCATCTGGGCAGAGGGGCTCATGTTCTTCTACTGCTACATACTCCTCCTGATCCTGCCTTGCGTGTCCCTCAGCGAGATCAGCATGCAAGGGGAGCACATTGCCCCTCAAAAAATGATGCTCTACCCTGTCCTCAGCCTGGTCACTATTAACATTGTCACCATCTTCATCCGGGCCATCAACATGGTCTTGTTCCAGGACAGCAGGGTCTCCACCATCTTTATCGGCAAGAACATCATCGCGATCGCCACCAAGGCATGCACCTTCCTCGAGTACAAGCGGCAGGTGAAGGAGTTCCCCCAGAATGCCATCGCCCTGGAGCTCCAGCAGAACTCCCTCTCCCACAACCAGACCATCCACAGCGCACAGGGCATCCCCCATGAGCCGTCGCCCACCAGCGAGATCCTCGACACATGA